A stretch of Alkalicella caledoniensis DNA encodes these proteins:
- a CDS encoding gluconeogenesis factor YvcK family protein, with amino-acid sequence MGDLLKWLYPGLGIKRWITVIIISLALLLFSFSTIILGFNNIGYLGRFIFGEVFESLGQYTYIVGIIMALFSLALLTIATIKANQAILRFLIPTDDKLVDIMYNRRHLSRGPKLVVLGGGTGLSVLLRGLKNYTSNITAVVTVADDGGSSGRLRGEMGMLPPGDIRNCLIALSEAEPLLEKIFQHRFTSGKGLEGHSFGNLFLAAFTEILGFEQAVKESAKVLAVRGKVLPVTLENVTLQAKLKDGSIVRGESKIPNTQSPIDRVTLIPTHARALKDTIEAIKDADAIILGPGSLYTSIIPNLLVNDVRNAIKECKVPVYYVCNIMTQKGETQGYGAADHVEAIEKHTFPGIVDYIVLNNKDISSRQKHLYLLENASTVKINPKRLGKMKVKVLQGNLLADTSQVRHNPDKIANMILSNLLENHYTGKSIIDQLLLERKLYDKK; translated from the coding sequence ATGGGGGATCTTTTAAAGTGGCTGTATCCTGGCCTTGGAATTAAAAGGTGGATAACAGTGATAATAATTTCACTGGCTTTATTACTATTTAGCTTTTCCACAATAATACTGGGGTTTAACAATATAGGTTATTTGGGTAGGTTTATTTTCGGCGAAGTTTTTGAGTCTTTAGGTCAGTATACATATATAGTAGGTATAATAATGGCTTTATTTAGTCTTGCTTTGCTTACAATAGCAACAATTAAAGCAAATCAAGCAATACTAAGATTTTTAATACCCACAGACGATAAACTTGTGGATATAATGTATAACAGAAGACATCTAAGTCGAGGACCAAAGCTTGTAGTATTAGGTGGTGGAACAGGTCTTTCAGTCCTTCTAAGGGGTCTAAAAAACTATACCTCAAACATAACTGCCGTAGTAACAGTTGCAGATGATGGAGGAAGCTCAGGTAGGCTTAGGGGAGAGATGGGTATGTTGCCACCTGGTGACATACGTAACTGTCTTATAGCTTTATCCGAGGCAGAACCTTTATTGGAAAAAATATTTCAACATAGATTTACTTCAGGTAAAGGCCTTGAAGGACATAGCTTTGGAAATCTCTTCTTAGCTGCATTCACTGAGATACTAGGTTTTGAGCAAGCAGTTAAAGAGTCTGCTAAGGTACTTGCAGTAAGGGGAAAAGTGCTACCAGTAACACTAGAAAATGTTACGTTGCAGGCTAAGCTTAAGGATGGTTCAATAGTCAGAGGTGAATCTAAAATTCCTAATACCCAAAGTCCAATCGATCGTGTAACACTTATACCCACACACGCAAGGGCTCTAAAGGATACCATTGAAGCAATAAAAGATGCAGATGCCATAATCTTAGGACCAGGAAGCTTGTACACAAGTATAATCCCAAACCTATTGGTAAATGATGTTCGAAATGCCATTAAAGAATGTAAAGTGCCTGTCTACTACGTATGTAACATAATGACCCAAAAGGGAGAAACACAAGGTTACGGTGCTGCAGACCACGTAGAGGCAATAGAAAAACATACTTTTCCTGGGATAGTTGACTACATAGTGCTAAATAACAAAGATATATCATCAAGGCAAAAGCACCTTTATCTATTAGAAAACGCATCAACAGTTAAAATCAATCCTAAAAGATTAGGAAAAATGAAGGTTAAGGTACTACAAGGAAACCTTTTAGCTGACACATCTCAAGTACGTCACAACCCTGACAAAATAGCAAATATGATATTATCAAATCTACTGGAAAATCACTATACAGGGAAAAGCATAATAGACCAGCTACTTTTAGAAAGAAAATTATATGACAAAAAATAA